The genomic DNA CTGGAGCGCACCCGCTACGACAACCCCATGTTCCTCGGCATCACCTTCGAGGACTTCACCGCCGGGTACGACACGAACTCCGCCGTGCTCTTCCCCGAGACCATCGCCATGCGCGAGGTCCCCCCGCGCTTCACCTGGGGCGCCATCTTCTGCGACCGCGAGGCCGCCCGCTTCCGCCGCGTCAGCACCGCCGCCATCGAGGCCACCGGGCTGGAGCTGCCCGAGGAGGCCCGCGGCCTGCTCACCGACCAGGAGCGCGCCCAGCAGACGTTCGTGCTGTGGGACATGGTCCACGACCGCACGCACAGCCACGGCGACCTGCCGTTCGACCCCTTCATGATCAAGCAGCGGCAGCCGTTCTGGATGTACGGCATAGAGGAGCTGCGCTGCGACCTCACCGCCTTCCACGAGGCCGGCAAGCTCGCCGCCGACGGCTTCCCGCAGGGCCGTGACGTGCAGTACACGGTCCTCATGGACCGGCTGTTCCGCTTCCCCGTCACCGGCGAGCGCAACCGCAACTACGACGGCCTCGGCGGCCAGCTCCTCTTCGCGTACCTGCACAAGCACGACGCGCTGCGCTGGACCGACAACCGGCTGTCCGTCGACTGGGACCTGGCCCGCGAGGTCACGGGACGGCTGCGCAACGAGATCGAGACGCTGTACCGCGACGGCATCGACCGCCCGAAGCTGGTCCACTGGTTCAAGGCGTACGACCTGGTGTCCGCCTACCTGGCCCCGCACCCCGGCTCCACCTGGGCCAAGGGCCCCGACGCCCTCGACCTGGCCAAGCCGCCCCGGAAACTCGTGGACGACGTGCTGCCCGACGAGTTTCCCCTCAGCATGTTCTATGAGGCCCTTGCCAAGAAGCTGCGCAAGGTGATCGAGTCGACACGGGGCATCACGGCCGAGACCGCAGAACTGGCGGACGCCGCGTGACGGACCCCGCGGTCGGCAGGGCAGCGGAGGAGGAGATCGTCATGAGCCCCGGGGCAAACGGCAGTAACGGAAACAGCGGGCCGCTGACCGGCGCAGTCGTGGCCGTGGCGGGAGCGGGCGGGCCCGCGGGCCGGGCAGCGCTGTGCCGGCTCGCCAAGGCCGGCGCCGTCCTCGTCGGGTGCGACGCGGACGCCGAGCGGCTGGCCGAGTCCGTCAACGCGGCACGGGCCGCGGGCGGCGGTGCGGCGCAGGTCACCGGCGACACGGTCGACCTGCTCGACCCGCACGCCGCCCATGCCTGGGCGGAGCGCATCGAGAAGGACTACGGCCGCGTCGACGGCCTGGTCCACCTCGTCGGCGGCTGGCGCGGCTCGCGCTCCTTCGCCACCACCGACCTGGCCGACTGGACCGTGCTGCACGACCTGCTCCTGCGCACCGTGCAGCACACGTCCCTCGCCTTCGACGAGCCGCTGCGCCGCAGCGACCGCGGCCGCTACGTCCTCGTCAGCGCCGCCGGCGCCAGCCAGCCCACCGCGGGCAACGCCGCGTACGCCGCCGCCAAGGCCGGCGCCGAGGCGTGGACGCTGGCCATGGCCGACGGCTTCCGCAAGGCCGGGGAGGCCGAGGGGCTGGACGGGCCCGCAGGCGCGGCCGTCATCCTGGTGGTCAAGGCGCTGGTGAACGACGCGATGCGAAAAGCCAAGCCGAACGCCAGGTTCGCCGGCTTCACCGACGTGGACGACCTTGCCGACAACATCGCGGAGGTCTGGGACCGGCCCGCGCAAGAACTGAACGGGACCCGCCTGTGGCTCACCGCACGGCCATGACCACGACGACCACGGGAGCCGCGGGACAGGCTCCGCGCACCGACGCCAAGCGCCGCCACGACCCGGCGGCGCGCGGCTTCGCCAGCGACAACTACGCCGGCGCGCACCCGGAGGTCCTCGCCGCGCTCGCCCTCGCGAACGGCGGCCACCAGGTCAGCTACGGCGAGGACGACTACACCGCACACCTGCAGCACGTCTTCCGCGGCCACTTCGGCATGGACGCCGACGTCTACCCGGTCTTCAACGGCACCGGCGCCAACGTCGTCGCGCTCCAGGCCGTCACCGACCGCTGGGGCGCGGTGATCTGCGCGGACACCGCGCACATCCACATCGACGAGTGCGGTGCCCCCGAGCGCGTCGGCGGGCTGAAGCTGCTGACCGTACCGACGCCGGACGGCAAGCTCACCCCCGAGCTGATCGACCGCGAGGCGCGCGGCTGGGACGACGAGCACCGCGCCATGCCGCAGGTCGTCTCGATCACCCAGGCCACCGAGTACGGCACGGTCTACACCCCGGACGAGATCCGCGCCATCTGCGACCACGCGCACCGCCGCGGCATGCGCGTCCACCTGGACGGCGCCCGGATAGCCAACGCGGCGGCGAGCCTGGACATGCCGATGCGCGCGTTCACCAACGTCGCCGGCGTCGACATCCTTTCCTTCGGCGGCACGAAGAACGGCATGCTCCTCGGCGAGGCCGTCGTCGTGCTCGACCCCGGTGCCGTACGCGCGATGAAGCACCTGCGCAAGCTCTCGATGCAGCTCGCCTCCAAGATGCGCTTCGTCTCGGCCCAGTTCGAGGCACTGCTCGCCAAGGACCTGTGGCTGCGCAACGCCCGCCACGCCAACGCGATGGCCGCCCGCCTCGCCGACGGCGTACGCGGCATCGACGGCGTCGAGGTGCTGCACGCCGTGCAGGCCAACGGCGTCTTCGCCCGGCTGCCGCACGACGTGTCGCTGGCGCTGCAGAAGGATTTCCGCTTCTACTTCTGGGACGAGGCGGACGGCGTGGTGCGCTGGATGTGCTCCTTCGACACCACGGAGGAGGACGTCGACACCTTCGTCGCCGCGATCGCGGAGGAAATGCGGAGGACGTAACCGCCGCATGCCTATACGCTCCTCCGCATGGAACTCCAGCAGGAGCGGCCCGACCTGTCCGCGTACCTCGCCGCCGACGCGGTCGTCGACCACGAGCACCCGCTCGTGGCCGGGACCGCGTACCGGCTGCGCGAGGTCGCGGAGGCGCCGGAGGCGTACGCCAAGGGGGCCTACGAGTTCATACGGGACACGATCCCGCACTCCAACGACGCCGGGGACCTCCGCGTCACCTGCCGCGCCTCGGACGTGCTGAAGGCCCGCACGGGCATCTGCTACGCCAAGGCCCACGCCCTCGTCGCCCTGCTGCGCGCCCAGGGCATACCGGCCGGCTTCTGCTACCAGCACCTCGGTGTGCTGCACGGCCTGGTCGCGCTGCGGCTGCCCGGGCGCGACTGGATCCGCCAGGACCCGCGCGGCAACAAGCCGGGCGTGGACGCGCAGTTCCGCCTGGACCGCGAGCAACTGGCCTTCGCCCCCGACCCGTCCGCGGGCGAGCACGACGACCTGCTGGTCCGCGCGACGCCCCACCCGGCTACCCTCGAAGCGCTCCACGCGGCCACCGACCGCCGCCACCTGGACCGCATCCTCCCCGTCACCCTGTAACCCCGCGCCCGGCACCCACGCCCGCCCCGACCCGCAGAAGGACCGCATGACGCTCCGCACCCACGTCGCCGACGACGTGCGCGCCCTCGCCCCCGGCTTCGCCCACGTCGCCGTCGTCGCCCGCGGCCTCGTCGGCGGCCCCAGCGACGCCGCCGGCGCCGCCCTCCTCGACGACGCCGCCCGCCGCCTCGCCGCGCGCCTCGGCGACACCCCGCCGCAGCAGGACCCGCACATGCAGGCGTGGCGGGCCGCGTACGCCGCCTTCGGCGCCAAGCCGTCCAAGTTCCGCAACTCCGCCGAGGCGCTCGCCCGCCGCGCCCTCGCCGACGCCGGGCTGCCGCGCATCAACCGGCTGGTCGACATCTACAACGCCGTCAGCGCCGCCCACCTCGTCCCCGTAGGCGGCGAGGACACCGATCACATCGACGGCGACATGCACCTCATCCGCGCCACCGGCGAGGAGCGCTTCGACGAGGAGCACCCCGACCCCGGCGAGGTCGTCTGGCGCGACGGCACGGGCGTCACCTGCCGCCGCTGGAACTGGCGCCAGGGCGTGCGCACCCGGCTCACCGAGGACTCCACGAACGCGCTGTTCCTGCTGGAGCGGCAGGAGCCGATGACGTACGAGGAGCTGACCGCCGCGGCCGAGGAGCTGGCCGAGGCGCTGCAGAAGAGTTCGCCCGGCGCCGGGATCGAGATCCGCGACCCGGCCTGAGGCCCGTCGCCCACCCCGAACCTCACCCTCGACCTGACGTCGAGATCGAGGATGAGGGTACGGCCGGTCGATGCAGGTCCGGCGGTACGCCCCGGACCCCGCCGCGCAGCCCTCAGCCCTCGCCGCGGAGCCTCCAGCCGCCGTCGCTCAGACCCCCGGCACCGGCGCGCTGCCGCCCAGGTGCGCCGGCTGCCACCAGTCGTCCCCCGGCCCCCGCGGGCGGTCCGGGTACGCGTGCTGTGCCGCCTCCAGCAGCTCCTGGATCCGGCCCTTGAGCCGCTCCGTCAGCTTCTCCGCGTCCTCGTGCGCCTCCCCGGCCGGCGCGTCCGCCACCCCGTCCCCGGTCGGCACCGGCGCGCCCAGGCGCATCGTGACGGGCAGGTGGTTCCGCCCGAAGTCGCGCGTCCGGCCCTTGGTCCAGATCCGCTGCGTCCCCCACACCGCCATCGGCAGCAGCGGCACCCCCGCCTGCTGCGCGAGCCGCGCGGCGCCCGACTTGAACGACTTCAGCGTGAACGACTGCGAGATCGTCGCCTCCGGGAAGACCCCGACGACCTCGCCGGAGCGCAGCGCCCGCAGCGCGTGCGCGAACGCCTGCCCGCCCTGCGCGCGGTCGACCGGGATGTGCTTCATCGCGCGCAGCAGCGGGCCTGAGACGCGGTGACGGAAGACCGACTCCTTGGTCATGAAGCGCACGAAGCGCTTCGCCGGCCGGGCCGCGTAGCCGCAGAAGACGAAGTCCAGATAACTGATGTGGTTGCTGACCAGGACGGCGCCGCCGCGGCGCGGCACGTGCTCCTGGCCCTTCAGGTCGATCCGCAGGTCCATCGCCTTGAAGGCGGTTCTGCAGATGCCGACGACGGGCGGGTAGACGAGGTCTGCCATGCCGGGCTGGTCCCTTCTCCGGCCCGGAGGGTCAGGAGCTCCCGGCGGAAGTTACGCGTGCGTAGGTACGGACTCCCCGATCGTGCACGACGTGTGCGCCCCGCGCCAGACCCACCTCTTCGGCGTGACGGGATCTTGTCATTGACCCCGCGGCGGTGCTGCATGCTGGAATGCATGGCGGACGGCACGACGGAACGGGCGGCGACGGAACGGGCAGCGGCCGAGCGGCCGGTGGAGCAGCCGGTGCAGCGGCTGACCGCGGCGGACCTCGACGTGCGAGGGCTGGGGGAGCGGGCCACGCTCGTGCAGTTCTCCAGCGCTTTCTGCCGCCCCTGCGCGGCCACGCAGCGCGTCCTCGCGGACGTGGCGGGCATGGTCGCGGGCGTGGCGTACGTGGACGTGGACGCCGAGAGCCACCTCGGGCTCGTCCGCAGGCTGGAGGTGACGCGGACGCCGACCGTACTCGTGCTGGACGCGGACGGCCGGGTCGTGCGCCGTGCCGCGGGCCTGCCGCGCAAGGCCGACGTCATCGCCGCGCTGGGAGCGGCGATGACGGAGGAGCCCGGGCGGTCGGAACGGGTAGGAAATATCACAGCCGGACGACCTTGAGCGGTGGGCGCCCGCGCGGGTTTACTGGCGAGTAATAAACTGGACGGCGACCACCGGATCCGCCCGGTGGCAGCCGTCGATGGCGCCTATGCTGCCAGCACGGCAGTGTCTCGATACGAAGCGGTGGGAGAGCCGGCGTGAGCTTGAGGATCGTTGTCTGTGTGAAGTACGTGCCCGACGCCACCGGCGACCGGCACTTCTCCGATGACCTGACCACCGACCGCGAGGCCGTCGACGGCCTGCTGTCGGAGCTGGACGAGTACGCGGTCGAACAGGCCCTGCAGATCTCCGAGGCCGCCGACGACGCGGAGATCACGGTGCTGACCGTGGGCCCCG from Streptomyces sp. CMB-StM0423 includes the following:
- a CDS encoding lysophospholipid acyltransferase family protein, producing the protein MADLVYPPVVGICRTAFKAMDLRIDLKGQEHVPRRGGAVLVSNHISYLDFVFCGYAARPAKRFVRFMTKESVFRHRVSGPLLRAMKHIPVDRAQGGQAFAHALRALRSGEVVGVFPEATISQSFTLKSFKSGAARLAQQAGVPLLPMAVWGTQRIWTKGRTRDFGRNHLPVTMRLGAPVPTGDGVADAPAGEAHEDAEKLTERLKGRIQELLEAAQHAYPDRPRGPGDDWWQPAHLGGSAPVPGV
- a CDS encoding DUF6421 family protein, producing the protein MTEILASATAEDDVLSAADAPRVVEHPAWVRLKAAVEEIRPWQAKDGSIDFEAEGAPARPAAEDTVERAAAAVRELSPLVPHDAAYHDAVVADLRRWAADGFGVPDFLDSVLAFRPADHRADGLQHLVVFPMYTQNGNPDRNVEAVVIRVVWPAWLAELERTRYDNPMFLGITFEDFTAGYDTNSAVLFPETIAMREVPPRFTWGAIFCDREAARFRRVSTAAIEATGLELPEEARGLLTDQERAQQTFVLWDMVHDRTHSHGDLPFDPFMIKQRQPFWMYGIEELRCDLTAFHEAGKLAADGFPQGRDVQYTVLMDRLFRFPVTGERNRNYDGLGGQLLFAYLHKHDALRWTDNRLSVDWDLAREVTGRLRNEIETLYRDGIDRPKLVHWFKAYDLVSAYLAPHPGSTWAKGPDALDLAKPPRKLVDDVLPDEFPLSMFYEALAKKLRKVIESTRGITAETAELADAA
- a CDS encoding threonine aldolase family protein, which translates into the protein MTTTTTGAAGQAPRTDAKRRHDPAARGFASDNYAGAHPEVLAALALANGGHQVSYGEDDYTAHLQHVFRGHFGMDADVYPVFNGTGANVVALQAVTDRWGAVICADTAHIHIDECGAPERVGGLKLLTVPTPDGKLTPELIDREARGWDDEHRAMPQVVSITQATEYGTVYTPDEIRAICDHAHRRGMRVHLDGARIANAAASLDMPMRAFTNVAGVDILSFGGTKNGMLLGEAVVVLDPGAVRAMKHLRKLSMQLASKMRFVSAQFEALLAKDLWLRNARHANAMAARLADGVRGIDGVEVLHAVQANGVFARLPHDVSLALQKDFRFYFWDEADGVVRWMCSFDTTEEDVDTFVAAIAEEMRRT
- a CDS encoding B3/B4 domain-containing protein, with the protein product MTLRTHVADDVRALAPGFAHVAVVARGLVGGPSDAAGAALLDDAARRLAARLGDTPPQQDPHMQAWRAAYAAFGAKPSKFRNSAEALARRALADAGLPRINRLVDIYNAVSAAHLVPVGGEDTDHIDGDMHLIRATGEERFDEEHPDPGEVVWRDGTGVTCRRWNWRQGVRTRLTEDSTNALFLLERQEPMTYEELTAAAEELAEALQKSSPGAGIEIRDPA
- a CDS encoding transglutaminase-like domain-containing protein; this encodes MELQQERPDLSAYLAADAVVDHEHPLVAGTAYRLREVAEAPEAYAKGAYEFIRDTIPHSNDAGDLRVTCRASDVLKARTGICYAKAHALVALLRAQGIPAGFCYQHLGVLHGLVALRLPGRDWIRQDPRGNKPGVDAQFRLDREQLAFAPDPSAGEHDDLLVRATPHPATLEALHAATDRRHLDRILPVTL
- a CDS encoding thioredoxin family protein, giving the protein MADGTTERAATERAAAERPVEQPVQRLTAADLDVRGLGERATLVQFSSAFCRPCAATQRVLADVAGMVAGVAYVDVDAESHLGLVRRLEVTRTPTVLVLDADGRVVRRAAGLPRKADVIAALGAAMTEEPGRSERVGNITAGRP
- a CDS encoding SDR family NAD(P)-dependent oxidoreductase: MSPGANGSNGNSGPLTGAVVAVAGAGGPAGRAALCRLAKAGAVLVGCDADAERLAESVNAARAAGGGAAQVTGDTVDLLDPHAAHAWAERIEKDYGRVDGLVHLVGGWRGSRSFATTDLADWTVLHDLLLRTVQHTSLAFDEPLRRSDRGRYVLVSAAGASQPTAGNAAYAAAKAGAEAWTLAMADGFRKAGEAEGLDGPAGAAVILVVKALVNDAMRKAKPNARFAGFTDVDDLADNIAEVWDRPAQELNGTRLWLTARP